A stretch of Triticum aestivum cultivar Chinese Spring chromosome 1D, IWGSC CS RefSeq v2.1, whole genome shotgun sequence DNA encodes these proteins:
- the LOC123182814 gene encoding uncharacterized protein, with protein MASAIRFAAALRQRLPRLLSSATRSVPRALGEERPLLVRRAGGPAMGDPRLFSSSSAGKSYTHPCKLNLRHKKQSLEDSLAYLNRMAKKEARDWREMREHLEASEQRQIELEKVYKRQDRVVNCAAATLFLALLAGNVFFG; from the exons atgGCGTCGGCGATCCGCTTCGCTGCGGCGCTCCGTCAGCGGCTTCCACGCCTCCTGTCCTCCGCCACCAGATCTGTGCCGCGAGCGCTCGGGGAGGAGCGGCCCCTCCTCGTCCGGCGCGCCGGCGGGCCTGCCATGGGAGATCCTCGACTTTTCAGCTCCAGTTCCGCCGGGAAGTCCTACACG CATCCTTGTAAACTCAACCTGCGGCACAAAAAGCAATCCCTGGAGGACAGCTTGGCATACCTTAACAGAATGGCGAAGAAGGAAGCTCGTGACTGGAGAGAGATGAGGGAACATCTTGAAGCATCGGAGCAAAGACAAATAGAGCTCGAGAAAGT GTACAAGCGACAGGATAGGGTGGTAAATTGTGCCGCTGCCACTCTATTCCTTGCCTTGTTAGCCGGCAATGTGTTCTTTGGTTGA